In Pseudothermotoga hypogea DSM 11164 = NBRC 106472, the following are encoded in one genomic region:
- a CDS encoding ABC transporter ATP-binding protein, producing the protein MKLLKVERLIKDFSIKLGFFGGKHVIRPINDVSFEIDEGETLGVVGESGCGKTTLGRTVIRLYEPSGGKIYFDGVEITNLKERQFRNFRRNMQIVFQDPFSSLNPRMTVYDTLARPLRIHKVVSKSEEKDLIVSTLESVGLKSEHLGRFPHEFSGGQRQRIAIARAIITKPKFIVLDEPTSALDVSVQAQIANLLKELKQKLKLTYLFISHDLSVIQFLSDKIAVMYLGQIVEMGTAETVIRETLHPYTKLLFSSIPVPDPEKRMKFSIDVSEVPSLANITKGCPFFDRCPSRMKECKEFRPKLVNVKEDHAVACFLYHNEIHQ; encoded by the coding sequence ATGAAGTTGCTGAAGGTTGAAAGACTAATCAAGGACTTTTCGATCAAACTGGGATTCTTCGGTGGCAAGCATGTAATAAGGCCCATCAACGACGTTTCTTTCGAGATAGACGAAGGTGAGACACTGGGTGTTGTGGGAGAGTCCGGTTGTGGAAAGACCACGTTGGGCCGGACGGTCATAAGACTCTACGAACCCAGCGGTGGAAAGATCTATTTCGACGGCGTGGAGATCACGAACCTCAAGGAAAGACAGTTCAGGAATTTCAGAAGAAACATGCAGATCGTTTTTCAAGATCCTTTTTCATCTCTCAATCCAAGAATGACAGTCTACGACACCCTCGCAAGACCGTTGCGCATACACAAGGTTGTGTCTAAGTCCGAAGAGAAGGATCTCATCGTTTCAACGCTCGAGAGCGTGGGACTCAAATCAGAGCACCTCGGCAGATTCCCACACGAATTCTCCGGCGGACAGAGACAGAGGATTGCGATCGCAAGAGCTATAATAACCAAACCGAAGTTCATCGTCCTCGATGAACCAACCAGTGCACTCGACGTTTCCGTTCAAGCGCAGATAGCGAACCTGTTGAAGGAGCTCAAGCAAAAACTGAAGCTGACGTATCTTTTCATCTCCCACGATCTTTCCGTCATCCAGTTTTTGAGTGACAAGATCGCGGTGATGTACCTCGGACAGATCGTGGAGATGGGAACAGCAGAGACTGTGATCAGAGAAACGCTCCATCCTTACACGAAACTCTTGTTCAGTTCGATTCCCGTCCCGGATCCAGAAAAAAGAATGAAGTTTTCCATCGATGTCAGCGAGGTACCGTCGCTGGCGAACATCACCAAGGGTTGTCCGTTCTTCGATAGGTGTCCTTCAAGGATGAAAGAATGTAAGGAGTTCAGACCGAAGTTGGTGAACGTGAAAGAAGACCATGCCGTCGCATGCTTCTTGTACCACAACGAGATACACCAATGA
- a CDS encoding DUF996 domain-containing protein: protein MKQAGLLAGVGLLCSYLLSMIPGAGWVFSLVGLVLFLVGVHKISQLTNQREIFNLFLLPVILGFVGITIASIMVIGAVMRTMMTGGFGIASLGVTTILVMVVSVVLLIISLISYVKAYRLLAQVTNMNIFNTVASLYKWGAILLIVFGVGAILMFAGVIVAMVGFFSMEERSASQWRVHRTVSCLQQHGPYAY from the coding sequence ATGAAGCAAGCTGGTTTGTTGGCAGGTGTGGGGCTGTTGTGCTCTTACCTTCTCTCCATGATACCTGGCGCAGGATGGGTCTTCTCGCTCGTCGGACTGGTGTTGTTCCTGGTTGGTGTTCACAAGATCTCACAGTTGACTAACCAGAGGGAGATCTTTAATCTTTTCTTGCTTCCCGTGATCCTCGGCTTCGTCGGGATCACCATAGCCTCCATCATGGTGATCGGTGCAGTGATGCGTACGATGATGACAGGTGGCTTCGGCATCGCTTCGCTCGGAGTTACGACGATTCTGGTGATGGTTGTTTCTGTGGTTCTCTTGATCATCAGCTTGATCTCGTACGTGAAAGCGTACAGATTGCTCGCACAGGTGACGAACATGAACATCTTCAACACCGTGGCGAGCCTGTACAAGTGGGGTGCGATCCTGCTAATCGTGTTCGGTGTCGGTGCGATACTCATGTTCGCAGGCGTGATCGTCGCCATGGTCGGTTTCTTCTCGATGGAGGAAAGATCTGCATCTCAGTGGCGAGTTCACAGGACCGTTTCGTGTTTGCAACAGCACGGTCCGTATGCATATTAA
- a CDS encoding ABC transporter ATP-binding protein, producing MKELLRIENLRLYFDTEEGTVKALEDVNLSVKEGEIVGVVGETGSGKSITAMSILKLIPSPPARMLSGKIWFDGQEISSFDEEKMREIRGKKIAMIFQEPMTSLNPTFTVGEQLCDVLMTHEKIEKKQAIEKIIEVFKLVRMQDPVALLDKYPHQLSGGMRQRVMIAMALLCNPKLLIADEATTALDVTIQAQILGLIKRMNEQLKLSVLLITHNFGIVAQICDKVAVMYAGYVVEIADIKEVFARPRHPYTRGLLSAIPPIDRKVERLRIIEGSVPNLIEPPSGCRFHPRCERFVPGVCDVEAPKLAGDEHMVACFNPYNGGGSR from the coding sequence ATGAAGGAGCTTTTGAGAATAGAGAACTTGAGACTCTACTTCGACACCGAAGAAGGAACTGTCAAGGCTCTGGAAGATGTGAATTTGAGCGTGAAAGAGGGAGAGATCGTCGGTGTCGTGGGCGAAACGGGCAGTGGTAAGTCCATAACGGCGATGAGCATCCTCAAACTCATACCCTCTCCACCTGCGAGGATGCTCTCTGGCAAGATCTGGTTCGATGGTCAGGAAATAAGCTCCTTCGACGAGGAAAAAATGAGAGAAATTCGCGGTAAAAAGATCGCGATGATATTCCAAGAGCCCATGACCTCGCTGAATCCCACCTTCACCGTTGGAGAGCAACTCTGCGACGTGCTCATGACTCACGAGAAGATCGAGAAAAAACAGGCGATCGAGAAAATAATCGAAGTCTTCAAACTGGTGAGGATGCAGGATCCTGTGGCACTTCTGGACAAGTATCCTCATCAACTTTCTGGAGGCATGCGCCAGCGCGTGATGATCGCCATGGCGCTTCTATGCAATCCAAAGCTTTTGATCGCGGACGAAGCGACCACGGCGTTGGATGTCACCATACAAGCACAGATCCTCGGGTTGATCAAGCGAATGAACGAACAACTCAAACTCAGCGTTCTGCTCATCACCCACAACTTTGGCATAGTCGCTCAAATCTGCGACAAGGTCGCGGTCATGTACGCAGGTTATGTAGTGGAGATCGCCGACATAAAGGAGGTCTTCGCCCGTCCTCGTCATCCATACACGCGAGGTCTTCTGAGCGCAATACCTCCAATAGACAGAAAAGTTGAAAGGCTCAGAATTATAGAAGGCAGTGTGCCAAACCTCATCGAGCCACCCAGTGGTTGTCGTTTCCATCCCAGGTGTGAGAGGTTCGTGCCGGGCGTGTGCGACGTCGAAGCGCCAAAGCTTGCGGGCGATGAACACATGGTTGCGTGTTTCAACCCGTACAACGGTGGTGGTAGCAGATGA
- a CDS encoding FAD-dependent protein, whose translation MKKMGIVGFGAAAIGFLQGLIESKKIDDYEIVVFERGKDHAHNTISGVRMDGKIFVSRGMGGELDIPFEVQYKIVELYLSHSGYRPTLKERIDPIEYLKSFEKDGKKIEFGESFADDETYRKFYDHGFEPIKAYFFHLGTDVLKDTNNNLFEHFSSFKNVHFVFDTIVEDVELGSKHKVITNKGEFVFDELVVAVGRSGHRLMDRIKEKYPQLVRENYYVDIGVRYELPNHVMEEFFDMYEVKVRYKTRTGYMCRLFCQNPAGKVTLEKYEDFTTVNGYSDTHHKTQNTNFAVLVTTRFTEPFKDPTGYGKNLAKLANILAGDREKVILQTYGDFKEYRRTKRLGRVQPTLHEDSFILGDANLVFPSKIRESLVDFIDNLDRVIRGVAYFDNLLYAVEVKFYSNKFCNDVVEHLHVIGDCSGWTRSIQYATSMGYIRALRL comes from the coding sequence ATGAAAAAGATGGGCATCGTGGGATTTGGAGCTGCTGCGATCGGTTTTCTGCAGGGTTTGATCGAATCTAAGAAGATCGACGATTACGAGATCGTCGTGTTCGAAAGAGGGAAGGACCACGCCCACAACACCATTTCCGGTGTGCGAATGGACGGAAAGATCTTCGTGAGCAGGGGCATGGGTGGCGAACTGGATATACCTTTTGAGGTGCAGTACAAGATCGTCGAGTTGTACTTGAGCCATTCAGGTTATCGGCCCACGCTGAAGGAGAGAATCGATCCTATAGAGTATCTCAAATCTTTCGAGAAGGATGGAAAAAAGATAGAGTTCGGCGAATCCTTCGCGGACGATGAGACATACAGAAAGTTCTACGATCACGGTTTTGAACCGATCAAGGCTTATTTCTTCCACTTGGGAACGGATGTACTCAAAGACACGAACAACAATTTGTTCGAGCACTTCTCGTCCTTCAAGAACGTGCACTTCGTGTTCGACACGATCGTTGAAGATGTCGAACTGGGTTCAAAACATAAAGTCATCACAAACAAAGGCGAGTTCGTGTTCGACGAACTCGTGGTCGCCGTCGGCAGGAGTGGCCACAGATTGATGGACCGCATCAAGGAAAAGTATCCGCAGCTCGTCAGGGAGAATTATTACGTTGACATAGGTGTCAGGTACGAGCTTCCGAACCACGTGATGGAAGAGTTCTTCGACATGTACGAGGTGAAGGTCAGATACAAAACCAGGACCGGTTACATGTGCAGGTTGTTCTGTCAGAACCCCGCAGGTAAAGTGACGCTCGAAAAGTACGAAGATTTCACCACGGTGAACGGTTATTCCGACACCCATCACAAGACACAGAACACGAACTTCGCCGTTCTCGTCACCACGAGGTTCACAGAACCCTTCAAGGATCCAACAGGCTACGGTAAGAACCTGGCCAAGCTTGCGAACATTCTCGCAGGCGACAGAGAAAAAGTTATCCTGCAAACTTACGGAGATTTCAAGGAATACAGAAGAACAAAACGACTCGGAAGGGTTCAGCCGACGCTACACGAAGACAGTTTCATACTGGGAGATGCGAATCTTGTATTTCCATCGAAGATACGAGAATCGCTCGTGGACTTCATAGACAACCTCGATCGAGTGATAAGAGGTGTCGCGTACTTCGACAATTTGCTGTACGCGGTTGAGGTGAAATTCTACTCCAACAAGTTCTGTAACGATGTGGTGGAACATTTGCACGTGATAGGTGATTGCAGCGGTTGGACCAGATCGATTCAGTACGCAACTTCGATGGGTTACATAAGGGCGCTCAGGCTCTGA
- a CDS encoding ABC transporter permease, which yields MLKFVVRRLLLLIPVVIGVSIVSFSIMHMIPGDPARIIAGEGATVEDIMSIRIKYGLDRPLIEQYLRFMKGIITNDLRSIRTERPILTELLPRFANTAQLALVSIIISSVIGVTLGIVSAVKRNSWIDTFSMVFSLVGVSMPIFWLGILLIILFAVTLRWLPSGGKGGIEHLILPALTLGLATSAIIARMTRASVLEVLNQDYVRTVVAFGLPKRKVIYKYVLRNALIPVVTVIGLQFGYLLGGAVLTESVFGWPGLGRFVVDSIFSRDYIAVQVGIMMIATTFVLVNLLVDLVYALIDPRLRRG from the coding sequence TGTCATAGGTGTTTCAATAGTTTCTTTCTCCATCATGCACATGATTCCGGGTGATCCGGCGCGCATCATCGCTGGTGAAGGTGCGACGGTCGAGGACATCATGTCGATACGTATAAAGTACGGTCTGGACAGACCTCTAATCGAGCAATACCTCAGATTCATGAAGGGAATAATCACGAACGATCTGAGATCCATCAGAACAGAAAGGCCCATACTCACCGAGTTGCTTCCAAGATTCGCAAACACGGCTCAGCTCGCACTCGTGAGCATAATCATCTCCTCCGTGATTGGTGTGACGCTCGGCATCGTGTCGGCGGTGAAACGGAACAGCTGGATCGACACGTTCTCCATGGTCTTCTCACTCGTGGGTGTTTCGATGCCAATCTTCTGGCTCGGAATTCTTCTGATCATTCTCTTCGCGGTCACACTCAGATGGCTTCCATCTGGCGGAAAGGGTGGTATAGAGCATTTGATACTGCCGGCGTTGACGCTCGGGCTCGCCACCTCGGCGATCATAGCGAGGATGACGCGCGCGAGCGTGCTCGAGGTGTTGAACCAAGATTACGTGAGAACCGTCGTGGCGTTCGGTCTTCCTAAGAGAAAAGTGATTTACAAATACGTTCTGAGGAATGCGTTGATCCCCGTTGTGACCGTGATAGGGCTTCAGTTCGGATACCTTCTGGGTGGTGCGGTGCTCACTGAGAGCGTCTTCGGATGGCCCGGTCTTGGAAGGTTCGTGGTCGACTCGATCTTCAGCAGAGACTACATCGCGGTACAAGTTGGAATAATGATGATCGCAACAACCTTCGTGCTCGTGAACCTACTCGTGGACCTTGTGTATGCACTCATAGACCCAAGGTTGAGGCGAGGTTGA
- a CDS encoding ABC transporter permease: protein MKKRTSSLIILKRMARNKGAIFGLIVVLLIVFVAIFAPVIAPKDPYKQDLLASLEPPSWKHPFGTDVFGRDVLSRVIYGARTSLSISSLAVLIAFILGATVGTIAGYFGGVLDEVLMRILDVLMAFPDILLAIAIVAALGPGKINLVVAIAIYSFPQFARVMRASALTIKSSEYVEAAKAIGESNLSIMVRYVLPNALAPLLVQATLRMATAVLTISGLSFLGLGVKPPEAEWGTDLAMARVYLEIAPHLGIFPGLALFITVLGFNLFGDGLNDALNPRLKDR, encoded by the coding sequence ATGAAGAAGAGAACTTCTTCCTTGATCATACTGAAACGCATGGCGAGGAACAAAGGTGCGATCTTCGGTTTGATCGTCGTTCTTCTCATCGTTTTCGTGGCCATCTTTGCCCCTGTCATCGCCCCAAAGGATCCTTACAAACAAGATCTTTTGGCAAGTTTGGAACCACCGTCTTGGAAACATCCCTTCGGCACGGACGTGTTTGGAAGGGACGTGTTGAGCAGAGTGATCTACGGAGCAAGGACTTCCCTCTCCATTTCGTCGCTCGCTGTACTGATAGCCTTCATCCTTGGAGCAACGGTTGGTACGATCGCTGGTTACTTCGGTGGCGTGTTGGACGAAGTGTTGATGAGAATCCTCGACGTGCTCATGGCGTTTCCTGACATACTTTTGGCCATCGCGATAGTCGCCGCACTGGGTCCTGGAAAGATCAATCTGGTGGTGGCGATCGCGATATATTCCTTCCCACAGTTTGCAAGGGTCATGCGCGCTTCCGCGTTGACGATCAAAAGTTCCGAGTACGTAGAAGCGGCAAAAGCGATCGGTGAATCTAACCTCTCCATAATGGTGCGATACGTTCTGCCCAACGCACTGGCACCGCTGCTCGTTCAGGCAACGTTGAGAATGGCGACCGCTGTGCTCACCATCTCAGGCTTGAGCTTTTTGGGGCTCGGAGTGAAACCACCCGAGGCCGAATGGGGAACCGACCTTGCCATGGCGAGGGTGTATCTTGAAATAGCGCCACATCTGGGCATATTCCCAGGCCTGGCGTTGTTCATAACGGTGCTCGGTTTTAACCTCTTCGGCGACGGCTTGAACGACGCGCTGAACCCTCGCCTGAAGGACAGGTGA